ATACAAATGTGAAGGTGCTGTCAGGCGGAATGCCGGCCTGGAAGCAGGCTGGACTGCCGACATTCGGCATGGACACAGCGGATTCAGAGTTTGATGTGTCGGCCGGGAAAGTGGATCGATCCGTTTCAGCAGATGAATTTGATGAATTTGTCGATTCCGGTGCAACCATTGTCGATGTTCGCGGTGACAGTGAAGTGGCCGGGGGAATGATTGATGGTGCGCTTCATATTCCGGATGGTGATATTCATGCCAACGATCCAAGCGTTGAGGAGAAATTGCCGGATGACTTGAGTACAACATTAGTGATACACTGTGCCAGCGGTGCCCGGGCTGCAGGTGTTGTGGAAAATATTGCAGATTTCGGCTATGAGGAAGTATATTATTGGGACGGCGGAATCTCGATTTCCGAAGATGGAAGCTATACGCTTGACTAATTTTTAAATCTGAAAAACCCTGATTGCCTCTTGGGCAATCAGGGTTTTAATCGTATGGTATCGATCAAGGCATTACTTCATCCAGCGGTTTATATACGAGACCAAGATCCTTCGCAACGGCTTCATAGGTGATATAACCACCGGCGGTATTGACACCCTGCCTTAGCCCTGAAACATGTTTCAGGGCTTCTGTGAGGCCGAAATTTGCGACTCTCAGCGCGTAAGGGACGGTCACATTCGTCAAGCCGAGAGTGGACGTTCTCGGAACTGCCCCCGGCATATTGGCTACGGCGTAATGGACCACGCCATGCTTTACATAGGTTGGATCATCGTGCGTGGTGATTGTATCAACGGTTTCTACAATTCCACCCTGGTCAATGGCCACATCGACGATGACAGACCCGGGATGCATCGTCTTGATCATATCTTCTGTGACGAGAGTGGGTGCTTTTGCACCCGGAATCAAAACAGCTCCGATGATGAGGTCCGATTCTTTCACCGCATGGGCAATGTTCAGCGGATTACTCATGATGGTATTGATTGCTGTGCCGAACTGATCGTCAAGCTGTCTCAGACGTTCCGGATTGAGGTCGATGATGGTTACATCCGCGCCAAGTCCCATCGCAATTTTCGCTGCATTGGTTCCGACGACACCGCCTCCGATGACGGTCACTTTCCCCCGTTTTACGCCAGGAATACCGGATAACAGCACGCCTGAACCGCCATGGGGTTTCTCCAGGAATTGTGCACCGATCTGAGATGCCATCCGTCCGGCGACTTCACTCATCGGTGTCAATAAGGGCAGGGTACCGTTCACTTCAACGGTTTCATAGGCAATCGCGGTCGTCTTATTTTCAGTTAATGCTTTGGCGAGTGCCGGTTCGGCCGCGAGATGAAGGTAAGTGAACAAAATCAAATCCTCCCTGAACCATTTGTATTCAGGTTCAAGCGGTTCCTTAACCTTCATAATCATAGTGGACTGCTGCCAGACGTCTGCTGCATCATGCATCATTGTTGCACCGGCCTGTTCATACGCTTCGTCTGTGAAACCGCTTTCAATTCCAGCTGAACGTTCAACGTATATGTCATGTCCTGCCTGTTTGAATGTCATGACTCCGGCGGGTGTCAAGGCCACACGGTTTTCGTTATTTTTGATCTCTTTTGGAATTCCAATGATCATAACCGACTACCTCCAAATGAATAAAATGAATAGCTCTGTTCCTATCTTATCTGTTTAGAGGATGATATACAATCATGCATAAAGAAAAACTTGCCAGAAGGCAAGTTTTCGAAATCTTCAGTTTTTCATGTCTTCCGGAGGATACTTTTTCAGAATGGTATCTTCATAGTATCTTCTCATCTGACTGCTCGACAAAAGACCAATGTAATCAAATTTATTGACTTCGTAGTGGAGGAAATATTTCCCTGAAGAGAATCGGACATGCAGTTGCTTGTTCGAATCATCAAACTTCAGGTGATCAAAATAACCATCGCGTATTGTAGTTTGTTCCATATATCGACGCCTCCTTGAAATGTGGTCAGTATACAGAACTGTACCCGAAATACTGATTGTAAAAACGATTACATGAAGTGATGGACAATTTCATCGCGACTTAATAACTTCCCGGTGGCAACCACCTTTTGATCGATGATCAACGCAGGGGAGTAAAAAACATGACTGGCGCATTCAGGACGCTTGGAAGAGATCAGAACATCCGCTTCAATGCCGAGCTCTTTAATGACTTCTTTTACCCGTTGTTCGAAGACCCTGCCTTTAATATTCTCATTTACATAGACTTGAATATTCAAAGCGATCACCTCTTTCCTCTGTACTTCTATTATAATACAGTGGATGGAAATCAGACCTTGTGAATTGTGTACATTACTTGGCAGTTTTGTTATGTATTTGTGAACCTGAGCAGAAGGCCGCGCAAACTTCGTGAAATACTTGCGAAAATAAATAAACTAAGTCTAAAATAGAATGTGTGATGATCGGGTTTTCATATGTGAAACATGGGTACTACAGCTTGCCAGACTGGGAGAGAAGCAAATGAGCCGGAAATCAAAAAGTGTCGAATTGTTGAACGAGTGGATCGGTGAGTTCTTAAATACTGAATATACATACGCACATACGAGCTGTGATTTAACCAGGCAGCTGTCTTTGATCACGGAAATAATCGGAGAGTCTCTTAGTATCCTTGTGACGGATGATCAAGACAGGCTGGTCTATGCAAGTGACAGCTATTGTTCACTTTTCACATACGAGAAAGAGTTCCCATCAGGAGCGCACATCGATGATGTGATTCAATTCAGATTTTTGAATGATCACGATATGCGGGCATTGAATCAAGCACGTCAGTCCTCTTCGCATGTTTCGTTTGACTGCGTTCAATCCACAGCGTTTGGAAAGCAGATTTCCTATAGAACATCGTTCGTTCCGATCAAAGATCACAAACAGGTGCATAGAGCATCCCTTTATGTCATCGCCGATCAGAAGCCGGATAAGCAGGGATCTGTTGTGCAACAGGAGGTCGTGTACGATCAGATGACTGGACTGAAAAACCGTGATCAATTCGAACTGGAAGTGGAACAAAAATGTCAAAACCAGCATGAAGATGCTCAGTTGGCGTTGCTATTTTTCGATCTGGACCGGTTTAAATATTATAACGCAACGCTGGGGCAATTAACGGGGGACAGGCTTTTAAAAGAAGTGGCTACTCGACTCACGGCCATCCAGGATCAGCGAATGGAGATCTATCGTTTCGGTGGAGACCAATTTGCGATCTTGATTGAAGGCTACCCAAGTATGACGTATATTCATAAAGTGGCAAAAGACGTCTGTCATTTTTTCAAGCAACCATTTGTTCTCTCGAATCATGAATTGAAAGTATCTGCAAGCGTCGGAGTGTCTTTATTGCCGGACACTGCAAAAACTAAGGGAGATCTGATTCACCAGGCGGAGATGGCGATGCAGGTATCGAAAGAGAAAGGCCCGTCAACTTATCATGTCTACATAGAGGAAATGCATTGTCATTACACCAAACAATTGACGCTGGAAAAACGTTTGAATAAAGCGATCGAAGAAAAAAGCTTTCAGCTTCATTATCAGCCACAGTATGATTTTTACAGCCAGCAGGTCGTCGGGTTCGAAGCCTTGATCCGCTGGTTTGATGAAGACCTGGGCTATGTGCCACCCGATCAGTTCATTACAGTCGCGGAAGAGACCGGCCTGATTATTCCCATCGGAAGACAAGTACTGGATCAGGCTTGTCAAAAGGGGAAAGACTGGTACGATAATGGCCTGAATATTCGTGTAGGAGTGAATGTTTCTCCGGTGCAATTCCAGCATCCTGATTTTATTCAATCGGTGAAATGGACGTTAGTAAAGACAGGACTGCCAGCAGAACGCCTGGATATTGAAATCACCGAGAATGTTCTCTTGTATAATAAAGAGGCCTGCATGAACACCCTCGAACAGCTCAAAGCCATCGGGGTGCATATTTCCATTGATGATTTTGGAACAGGGTTCAGTTCACTGAGTTATCTCCGTACGTTTCCCGTGGATATGCTGAAAATCGACCAATCCTTCGTCAGGGAACTGAAGAGAAATCACAATGATCAGGCGATTGTCACTTCCATTATTCAGCTGGCGCATAATATGGGCATGAAAGTGATAGCGGAAGGTGTGGAGACAAGTGATTCATTGAATTTCCTCATGGATCAGCACTGTGATCAAATGCAGGGT
This Salisediminibacterium beveridgei DNA region includes the following protein-coding sequences:
- the ald gene encoding alanine dehydrogenase, yielding MIIGIPKEIKNNENRVALTPAGVMTFKQAGHDIYVERSAGIESGFTDEAYEQAGATMMHDAADVWQQSTMIMKVKEPLEPEYKWFREDLILFTYLHLAAEPALAKALTENKTTAIAYETVEVNGTLPLLTPMSEVAGRMASQIGAQFLEKPHGGSGVLLSGIPGVKRGKVTVIGGGVVGTNAAKIAMGLGADVTIIDLNPERLRQLDDQFGTAINTIMSNPLNIAHAVKESDLIIGAVLIPGAKAPTLVTEDMIKTMHPGSVIVDVAIDQGGIVETVDTITTHDDPTYVKHGVVHYAVANMPGAVPRTSTLGLTNVTVPYALRVANFGLTEALKHVSGLRQGVNTAGGYITYEAVAKDLGLVYKPLDEVMP
- a CDS encoding KTSC domain-containing protein — translated: MEQTTIRDGYFDHLKFDDSNKQLHVRFSSGKYFLHYEVNKFDYIGLLSSSQMRRYYEDTILKKYPPEDMKN
- a CDS encoding thioredoxin family protein, yielding MNIQVYVNENIKGRVFEQRVKEVIKELGIEADVLISSKRPECASHVFYSPALIIDQKVVATGKLLSRDEIVHHFM
- a CDS encoding putative bifunctional diguanylate cyclase/phosphodiesterase, with the translated sequence MSRKSKSVELLNEWIGEFLNTEYTYAHTSCDLTRQLSLITEIIGESLSILVTDDQDRLVYASDSYCSLFTYEKEFPSGAHIDDVIQFRFLNDHDMRALNQARQSSSHVSFDCVQSTAFGKQISYRTSFVPIKDHKQVHRASLYVIADQKPDKQGSVVQQEVVYDQMTGLKNRDQFELEVEQKCQNQHEDAQLALLFFDLDRFKYYNATLGQLTGDRLLKEVATRLTAIQDQRMEIYRFGGDQFAILIEGYPSMTYIHKVAKDVCHFFKQPFVLSNHELKVSASVGVSLLPDTAKTKGDLIHQAEMAMQVSKEKGPSTYHVYIEEMHCHYTKQLTLEKRLNKAIEEKSFQLHYQPQYDFYSQQVVGFEALIRWFDEDLGYVPPDQFITVAEETGLIIPIGRQVLDQACQKGKDWYDNGLNIRVGVNVSPVQFQHPDFIQSVKWTLVKTGLPAERLDIEITENVLLYNKEACMNTLEQLKAIGVHISIDDFGTGFSSLSYLRTFPVDMLKIDQSFVRELKRNHNDQAIVTSIIQLAHNMGMKVIAEGVETSDSLNFLMDQHCDQMQGYLYSRPIPPEQLPLFLTENRVMHRSSET